Part of the Melopsittacus undulatus isolate bMelUnd1 chromosome 14, bMelUnd1.mat.Z, whole genome shotgun sequence genome is shown below.
ACGGAGCTGCAGCGGGGCTGTGAGAGGGGAATGTctgttctctctttcttcatATGGGGAATGCACAGTACTGTTCATCTGtgtcacagaaccacagagtggtttgggttggaaaggaccttaagattccAACGCAACGACAGCCCATGACTCCTGTTTCCCTTGTCTCTCTGTGGCAGCCTGTCAGTTACTTTTGCTCCTTCATAAAGGCATCTCCTCACCCTCCTTCCTTTGGCTCTGCTGTTGCAGCTGTATCGTTTCTCCAGCACAAACTACACAGCCAGGTGCAGCAGTGCCTGTGGCTCGGGGATGTGCAGGGCCAACAGCAGCATGAGCACAAAGGAGTGTGCCCTGGACTGCTGCAACtcctccctctgcctgcagctcaaCGCCAGCTCCTATGGTAAGTGCCCACAGTGGTGATGGTCTGAGGTTAATCCTGCTGTGGAGGAGGGAGATGATGATGGGTAAAACCCATtgcagagagctggggctgcatCACTGCATCTCCTCCGCACGTGAACCGTGGTGAATGTCCCGTGTGTGGCTGTGGAGGGTTCTGCAtgggctctgtgctgggcaCAGCCTCACAGGGCTCTGTCTGTGTCTGCAGGTGACCTTCCCCCCACCACCACACCACTGATGACCACTACATCCAGAGCTCCCCCCCAGAACGTAGGTACCAGCCgggcagatgctgctgtggcCGTGGGTGCTAGGTCTGCACAATGGGATGGCTGAgcagggggagagggaaaggcCCCTCCTGCACCTGCTTTGTGGGGTCAAAAGCTGCCTCTGGAAGGGGTCCTTAATGAGCTTTGAAAGAGGAGAGTCCATCATGAACCCTGTCAAACGGGCCTGCTCCCAAGCCCAGTGCTTGCATTGATTCAAGCAGTTGGAGCTGACTGCATGCAGCCTTTCCTGCAGCCACAGGGACCGATGGGGCACTGCAGCCTTCTTCCACCACCTGCATGCAGGGGAAGGTGCTTATCTTTGCAGAGGCctctgaagaggaaggaaaaggaggctTGGAACTTGTCTGCACTGCTGGTGTTTCACTCAAGCTTCCTCCAGTTTCAGCTGTTTGCCTTATCTCTGTATCTAAAATGCCTGGGGCAGAACAGAGAGGGCTTTGGGAAGGAGCCCTTAGAAAAGAAGGGCTGTCTAAAGTTCAGTGCTTGTCCTGGGAGTCCTGCTTGCTGGATGTACAGCATCTGCTCCTCTCTTGCAGGGGAAGGTGTGCGCAGCGTTCTCCTGTCATGGGGATGGATGTTTCAAAGGCAAGAAGGCTGTTGCTAGATGCAGTGTTGGGCAGGACTTCTGTGAGGTAGGGAGCAGGGGAGCCCAGGAGCCTGCATGGTTCCTGTGATGTGAACACTAAAAGCTTGGCCAGGCCCCCAGGCTAACAACgtttctctcctccttccagATGAAGAAGATGGGCTTGAATTACATGGCGGGATGCAGCAAAGCCTGCAAGGCTGCCAAACcagtctgtgctgctgggatgaAGGCTGCCTGTTACCAGGAGTGCTGCCCAGCCACCCCGAGAGCCAGCTGCCTGAGGCTGGATGGCAAAGTCCATGTCAATGGTGCTGGGcgggtgactgcagccctgttCTCGAAGCTCATGGTGTGTGGGGTGGTTCTTCTCCTCACTTCCAGGGGCTCTGCTCCCCTCTGGGGGTaagcagcagcccagatgctctgcagtgctcctcagcatccctgctgctctctggcTTCAGCCAAGGCCACTATTGAACACCCTCtgttccatccctgtcccaAGGTGGCCCAGTTGCATGTGCCTCCTGCCCACAGGGCAAGCTCAGGCCTCTGAGCTTGGCTCAGTTGCTGCCCTGCACAGGCCCCAGGTGCTGATTCCCAAATCGCACCTCTCATCCCTAAGCTCCAAATCCTGCACCTTCCCAGGAGGGGTGAGTCCCACATCCTCTTTAGCATCTTACATTCAGTGAGTTCTAACTCCTTGTGATTGAGACTCCCCCAGTGTAGCCGGAGGAAAAGCATTTAATCCATGCACTAAGGAAGCTGCAAAGGGCTGTTCTTCCCTGTGCTGCCAGAAACCTGGAGGGTTGGGAGGTGTGCAAGCTCCCAAGGGtttctgggagctgctgcagttggGGCTATGGATGCTGGATGGAGCATCCTATGGATGCTGGATGGACCTTGGGAGCAGGAACAGGACAGGGTTAAGCCTGCTTAAACCCCAGAAAGTTCTGCCTTGACTGAAGGCACAGAGCCTGCTTTAGTTGATAATCTGCTCCCAGCACGGCCTTTCCGGGCATCCTCTTGTTAGCTGAAAACTGCTCTGGTATTGGGATACCTCTTGTCTGGGCTGGTGGCATTAGGAACTGTCTCCTCTCCCGTtgtgaagcaggaaaacaggatTCATCTAAAAGCATCTGTTGTAGCTGATCCCCTTTCACCGCTGTTGTTCTCTGCTGCTAAagcagggcagagccaggacGTGAACCCcctccagcctcctcctgcatcagccagagctgctgtgctgcagcactccCCACTGTCGGGGCCTGCACCCGCTCTGctgtcctctgctgctgtctcctccAGGACTGCACAGATAGAGCTCCGGTTGGGGCTGGCACTGTCCGAGCACTGTGCCTTGAGGGGAGGGTTtgctctgccagccctgctgaggggctggggctggcaccCGGCAGGagtggatgtggggctgggtgaGAAAAGCCTCATGGAAGCTGTACCCATCCCAATCCATGTCACAGGGTGCGGGTCCAGAGCATCCCAAGCAGGGCACAAGGGTGGGTTTGGAATTTGATTCAGGCCACAGGATCAGTGTATCCACAGGACCAAACCAAGGGTGGTTTCTGTCTCAAAACCAGCATGCAGCTCTATGTTTCTGGTAAGAGCAGGGGTTGACAGTGACTGTTTCAGgctgttctttcctttcctctttgcaGTCCCTCATCCATTCTGGATGgctgctggagcacagggatgggagTGGGAAGGCAGATGGAGAGCAGTTAATGTTAATGGGGACTGCTCTGGGGGTTCCTAACACCTAAACCTTGGCTATTGCTCCTACATCTGTGGCAAGACCTGGTTTATGCCAAACTCCCCCACCTCCATGCAGCAGACTGGTGATGCTTCACACGCTCTGTGTTAATTAAATCCCATCATTATTAATGTAATACTAATTAATAATAAGCAGACTTGTGCTGCCCGGGTCCTTAAATCCAGCACGGAAACAACAGCTCCTGATGGAAGCACACGTCCTGGTTCTCGGGGGGGCATGAACCCTTCCGGAGCTCCCTCCCTGCCCGTTCCTCCGCACCGAGCCGCCGGTGTGGCTCTGTCCCTAACCCGTTCCTCCGCACCGAGCCGCCGGTGTGGCCCTGTCCCAGCCCGTTCCTCGGCACCGAGCCGCCGGTGTGGCTCTGTCCCTGCTCGTTCCTCCGCACCGAGCCGCCGGTGTGGCTCTGTCCCTAACCCGTTCCTCCGCACCGAGCCGCCGGTGTGGCTCTGTCCCTAACCCGTTCCTCCGCACCGAGCCGCCGGTGTGGCTCTGTCCCTGCCCGCAGCACCGGGGCCCGATCCCGCTGCCGGCAGCGGCCGCTCGGGGCCGGGCCCTCCCGGGGCGGTGCCGTTATTTCCGGCAGGGTAACGGAAAGCGGCGGCTGCGGACCCGGTAACGGGCGCCGAGGGGGAGGCCCCGCGGTGAGGGGGGGTCCGGCCGGTGCTGAGCGGGGTCGCGGCATGGACCAGTCCGGTGCCATCCAGCAGAGCCTGGCGGAGGGCGAGACCTGCCGGATCGTATCCTTTGCGCCGGGGTTGCGGCGGGGAGGCCGCTGGGCCCCGTCTCGCCGCTGCCGTTCCTTGACGCTGAGCTGCAGGCGGTGCAGGGAGTCCTGGCCGGGGGGAGCCGGCTGCTGGGCCTGGTGGAGACCCGCCGCGGGCTCGCGTAGGTGACCAGgccgagggggggggggggtggcagCGGGGCCGGTTGGGAGCCGTGTCCTTGGCCGCAATGGGCTCCGCTGGGCAGCGGGGTCACTGCGGACAGCCAGGCCTGGGCTCTGCGGGTCGCCGGGGCACAAACGTGCTCGGTCCAagggggatggagatgggaaagcCGGGGGTGATAGGGACAGGGtgtgcctggggctgtgctggctggagACGAGAGGGGAATGGTGCATGCCCAGGCACTGGAATGacctccccagggaagtggtggatttgCCAGCACTGGGCACTGTTAtggttgtttagcctggagaaggcttctgaaggggagacctgagagcagctccagtgcctaaaggggctgcaggaaacctggagaggggcctgggacaagggatgtagggacaggccaaggggaatggcttgaacctgcccgaggggagactgagctgagctcttaggcagaagctgttccctgtgagggtgctgaggcgctggcacggggtgcccagagaagctgtggctgccccatccctggcagtgctcaaggccaggttggacacaggggcttggagcagctgctccagtggaaggggtccctgcccgtggcaggggttggagctggaggagctttaaggtcccttccaacccttctGTGATTCAGCTGGATAGGCTGCTGGCCTCCCTCAGTCAAGAACTGCTTTGGGTTGGTGTGAGGCTGTGCTTGCCAGTGCTCCTGCATGGGATGGGATCTGTCTGTACCTGCAGTGATGCCAGAACTGAGGAGGCATTGCCTCTGTGTCTGCTCCGTGCTTGCAGGATCCACATATACACTCACCGGCGGATGGCCATCGAGGCTGAGGATGTCTGCCTGGAGAAAGTCATCCCCATCACAGCAGGGTTTGCAGTGGAGGAAGGTACGAACGGCTTAGCGGCCGCCTCCAAAGAAGAGTTTGGAGTCCATACTTTGTTGTTCTGTTTAATGACATTTGGGATCTATTCAGCCTTCCCATTTCTAATTCATTTTGTAGTCCCTGGTGACTCCTGTGTGCCATGCAAACCGCTGGCAGGGCCCTGATAGATGAATTGCTCTGCACCCCAGAGCACCCCATGTctttcccagccccagcacatttGCTCTGCCCGTCTCTGTGCATACTTGGGATCTGAGGAACTCACTGAGCTTGCTAACCTCAGCTCATCAGTGCTGGCTGCAAACCTGTTGCCTTGCTTAGTAACCAGAACTGTGTTTTACCTTTGCAGTTGTAATTGACAATGACCTTCACGTCCTTGGTGAGTTCTTTTATGGTGTTTTGGGTGTTCCTGgccccttgcagcagctccatggggtTGGAGCAAGGGCTCTGGTGGTCTGGACTATGGAGTGGGGGGATCTTGTCTGGCTCCTGTAGGGGGTCTTGGGGTGCTGTTTGCTGTGATTCATTCATGTGAACAAGTATTGTCCCCCCCACTCAACCAAAGGAATGTTTTTTTCTAGAGGCTTTTAAACTGCTGCTGGAAGATTAATCATTGTCACTGAATGAACAGGgtaaaaattattataaatgctgacttttctggttttaaaatggCATTCTCATGTAAAATGTGGCTTGGAGAGGCTTGTTGCTAAGTCTGCATGCATTAACCCACTGCTGCAGAGCGCAGGAGATGCTCAGCCGCTGAGGGCTGACCCCACGagctcttttttctccccatgtcTTCAGGCTGTGATGTGACTGTCCTGATCACTTCAGAAGATGATGAATTCACGGTGCAGTTGCCTTTCGGTTCCCACACACGCGCCTTCCTGCGGGAGCTCAGCCGGTGCTCAGCAGGTACGAGCTCCATCACGGGGTGGATGTGCCCCGGGGGTTGGTGGTGGATGGAGGTACACGCACTCGTCTGCTCCCTGCTGAGGAGTGCCTGAAACTTGCCCACAGTTGCTACAGGTCGCAGCGTGGCTCGGCAGGGATGCTCGGGGTGTGCGCTGAGCAGATGCTGGTACCTGCTGCCCAGAGGCTGCACCGGAGCCTCTCTGGAGCCGGTGAGGGCCAAGCAGAGCTCCCGGCCTGTGCCCTCCCTCTCGCCCTGTCCTCCCGTTGCCCTTCCGGCCCCCGAGGCGAGGATCGGCGCCCGCACGGGGCTCCGAGCGCCTGGATCGACCCCTGCGGGAGGCGCGCCCGGAGCCGCCTGCGGCCGGAACGGGGCGGGCGCTGGGGCGGTGCTGAGCCGGGGCGGGCGCTGGGGCCGGGGCCGGTGGCGGAGCCGAGCTCCGGTGATGTCCGCGGGCGGGCGGCTCCGCCGAGGTGAGCTCGGGTCCCACCGGAGGGAGGGACGGGGCGGGCGGGGGAGCTGCGCTGAGCGGAGCCCGGAGCGATGCGGGGAACGCTGGGGCTCGGGCACGGCCGCTCTGCGGGGGCCGACGGCCGCGGCGCGGATCGCAAGGCTCCGGTGTGtccggctcggctcggctcggcccggcccggcccggcggcAGCTTCGCTGTGTGCGGAGCGCAGGTGTGGGGACACGCGGCGCACAGCAGCGATTCCTCgatggcagagcagaggagggaaggggcgAACTTGGGGGTTGCAGTGCGGGACGGGCCCCTCGTTTGAGAATGTGGAGTCTGGAACGGGCTGGGAGAGACCTGGGCGTATCTTGTGCTCGGGAGGCAAAACAGGCTGAACGAAACACAGCCCCGGCCctttgttgttgtggttttgttgtttctagAGCGCAGTAACACCCTATGAATGGTGAGCTCCTTGGGAAGAAGCTCCCCTATCAGATCGTGCCTCTGAGTTTTGGCCAAGTTGCCTTTTCAAGGCTTCATTGTGTTTAGGACTATAGGTGTTGTTTTGACCAGACAGGTTGGACCAGGTGATcctcgaggtcccttccagcctgggatTGTGTGGTTTTATGATCTTGCATCAGAGGAGTCCAGGCTTTTTGCACCAGgagttttggttggtttggttttggttctttCCTCTTGTATTAGCAGAGGAAGATGCTCTCTTCCATCCTTTGGGGTCTTTTGGAACATAAGCACAGAATGAGGTTTTATCTTCCAGGAATAACTGTGTCTCATTCTGTCCTTAAATTAACATGCATACTGAGATAGCAACTTTGATATGCAAATCAAAGCACATTTAAATACTGTATAAATACTGCCATTTGCTAgttgaatcatagaacagtttatGTTGGACAAGGCCGTTAGGAtggagtccaaccattaactcagcactgccaagtccatctctaaaccatgtccctaagggCAACATCCAGGGATGGggactccaccactgccctgggcagcctgttccagtgcttgataaACCTCTTGGTGAAGACATTTGTCCTAATACCCAACCTAAATCTTCCCTGATGCAATTTGATAGATAGTAAAGTGATGTTAGTTTGTTACCTCCTCTGTGAACTAAAGCTGGCTGGTGAATGAGAGCGTCTATAAAGGGATTTAAATGTACTTCACTTGTACGGTTTCTGTTCACAGTTTTGGTTAAAGCCCCTACTCAACAGCCTCTCTCTGTGCAGTCCCAGTCACAACTGTGGTGCTGCTTCATTTGCAACCCTGAAGAGAGGCAACTTCCCTCCAGGCTGGAGTAGCCCAGTCCTGCATGGATTGCTGCTTACGCTTCCATTAAGCAGAGAGCAGACTGGCTAAGGCTCATCTAGCTAATGGCAGGGCTAATTTAATTCTCCCTTCCGAACACTTAACGTGTAaattcattttcctgctgtggaAAACACTATAATGTCAGTGCatgtttttaacagaaacatCTTTATTCCTGCTTAAATCTCCTTTAGctgcaaatcctgcctgattCAGACTGTGcacttcctgctcttctgtaaTCTCTGCACATAGCTCTTCATTTCTGTACCCAGTTCACTTATTGAACCTTGCTAAATACTCCAGTTTGCTAACCCATAGATCCCCCTGGCTAGAGCAGTCTGTATCTAGATATAAATTTGCCCCAGGGAAACAGCCCTTTTCCATGGTGGCTTTCTTAGGAGAATCCTACCTGAAACTAATTTCTGCTAATGAGGTTAAAATTCCAAAGTGTGATCCATGACTGTGGTCTATGGATCATGTAGTGGCTGtgtcagcagcactgagcaggatGCAAGTCATAGGGTCttggagtggtttgggttggaaggaaccttaaagctcctccagctccaacccctgccacaggcagggaccccttccactggagcagctgctccaagcccctgtgtccaacctggccttgaacactgccagggatggggcagccacagcttctctgggcaccctgtgccagcgcctcagcaccctcacagggaagaacttgtgcccAATATCTACTCTAAATCTTCTCTCTTTTAGCTTAAAGCTCTTGTCCTATCTCTCTACATTGCTTGGTCTTTACAGGAGAGCTTGCAGAGGCTCAGACAGCGCTGATGCAGTATTTAATGCCTGTATGAAGTACTGTGGTGAGCTCCATCCCAGCTCACCAAGACCAGGCTTCACAGCACATCTCTGAGCTGTATACACTCCTGTTCGGCCCTGTGTGGCTTTGGCTGCGTGATCCATAATGAGGTCTGAGTCACGGGCTCTTCTGTAGCCAGGCTCTGATAAATCCTCTTACACAGTCTTTATATTCAGAGGGCTCTTGGGCAGAAGAGGTTTTCCAAGCTGAGAACACGGCCACTTCTTGTCAGGTTGTTTATATTCTGGATGCCTCCGTAAAAGTCCTTCAGGTTCTATTTCTGGTTTGTGCTCTTGTCCTGGAGCATGTGTTATGACAACAATAACATTTTAGTTCTTCTGGGCTGTGC
Proteins encoded:
- the LOC117437013 gene encoding uncharacterized protein — translated: MAPTNTSVAPKASVVAPNTSMDPSNTSMAPKVSVMATTNTLMAPTNTSGAPKASLVALTTSVAPKASVVALTTSVAPKASGVALTTSVAPKASVVALTITSVVPKTSMVPTSSVVPKASVAPSISVIPNASVTIPNALVATNASVSGTKAMKLQLTCHSFQCSGERCYQDGAHTNETVTCHNETYCELYRFSSTNYTARCSSACGSGMCRANSSMSTKECALDCCNSSLCLQLNASSYGDLPPTTTPLMTTTSRAPPQNGKVCAAFSCHGDGCFKGKKAVARCSVGQDFCEMKKMGLNYMAGCSKACKAAKPVCAAGMKAACYQECCPATPRASCLRLDGKVHVNGAGRVTAALFSKLMVCGVVLLLTSRGSAPLWG